Genomic window (Rhineura floridana isolate rRhiFlo1 chromosome 13, rRhiFlo1.hap2, whole genome shotgun sequence):
ctaatgaatcatgtcttctcattatgtgtccaaagtatgataacctcagtttcatcattttagcttctagtgatagttctggtttcatttattctaacacccaattattggtctttttcgcagtccatggtatgcgcaaagctctcctccaacaccacatttcaaatgagttgatttttctcttatcctctttcactgtcctactttcacctccatacatagagatcgagaataccatggtctgaatgatcctgactttagtgttcagtgataaatctttgcatttgattacAAATTGTACTTCACCTCTTTCCCATAATCTGAAGAAAGGCATTGATAAATTTTGCTGCATATGTCCCTTTGTTAACATTTATACACAGGGAAACTTATCTTACCGTTCACATAAGCAGCTAACCTCTCTACTTATAACTATGCAAATGTCTATGCTGAGTATTATGATGCCCCAGATTCCTGGAGAAACCAGACATGTTAATTTCCTCTCCCTTCAGAGTGACTTCATGCAACTATTTGCTGTAACTCTAGGACAACTTCTAAATAAGCTCAAATATGTGAAAAGCAACTTAGCATTGGCTTTACTCACTCTTTCCCAGATGCTAATCCCGAAGAATCCTCCACCTGGATATCAGGATTGGTATAGCCAAGGCTTCCTCCATAAAACTGCATCTCCTGAAATGTACAATAGTTATTTAAAGCTAACAGAGGCAAATTAACAGCCAGCGCATCCTAACAAGTTATTTTCCCTCTCCTTATTAGAAGTCAAAATTACTCCAAAACCTTGTTTATACAACTGCCTTCACACTCTGGGACAATGAAGGAAGATTTGATGATTTAGCATAGATACCTGTAGATTTCAACAtcattattcctttttaaaagcctaATCCTCTACATACTTTCCCAGAAGTAGGTCTGAGTGTGTTCCATGGGGCTTGCTCTCAAGTAGACATGGACAGATTGCAACTTCAACCATGCCTTAAAACCTCAgccttaataaaaacaaaacaacttgcaGGCATAGGTATGTGTGTGTTCAGTTTTCTGTAGTTGTTTTATAATAGTTGATAAAAAATGAAAGGGTGGGGCAATAgtttatgaaaatgaaaatatatgAAAATTCTGGCTGTGTTTAGTTGAGAGGATCAACAATATAAATCCCTTCACTAAGAAGTTATTTCCCTACTAATGCTACTTTCAGATCATGGCTTGTACCTCCCTCTGGCAGCTCAGCCCAGCACAGCTCTTGCCTTCCAATCTGATACTTTCGGCATTTAGCTTGTAGCTAGACTAGATTATGCAAGCTAAATTGTGTCTCATCATGCAGCACAAAGAGGCTATGGAGGGTCACTCTGCACCCAAGATGTGCAAAGTCTACTTGCAGAACGTGGACAACTTTCTTAACTTGTAAAACTAATTTTATATTCAAGATGAACAATGtctacagatttcagagcaaggATTGATCTGGCATAGACTGCATgagaatcaattttttaaaaatccatagaatcagattttaaaaattattattttaaaaaaaaatgtaattagtACATTTCTCTTATAAGAATAATTTGCTCAAAATTAAATCACCATGGTGTTTATgtcagggccagggccagcagGATGCTGCATATGtccgggggaagagggagggtgtTGGTGCAGCTGGGCTGCACCAGCAAAAATCCCCCACCTGGGCACAGCCAGGGAACTTCATTGCCACCAGGATGCAGCCAAGGCTTGGCTGGCACCAGCTGAGGCCGGTGCAAAGCCCCAAAAATGTGCATTCTAAGGGTGTGTGGAGTGGAACCGAGGGGAGAGGGATTTATGCTGCATCCTGGCCCTGTTTGGCTCCATCCTGCAGCCCCCAGTCCTGGCAGACActatgccaggaaaaaggttggtAAAATGAAATATGCATTCAGTTTCCTTCTGCCAAGCCCTGCCGCTTAGCCAGCATGCTCCCCTCCCTGGAGCTCCTGAACAGAGAcaggatgtggcagccccttatGCTGTCCTCCCTTCCGCCGGCCCACCCCATATTGGATTTCTCCCTAAAGCATGGTAACCCTACAGTAAGTAACTAGACAATATCAATGCTCTCTACCAGATGAACTTAATTAAAGGAGTTTTTTTCTATCTACAATATATGAATAACTGTTTGGGtgtattttttgtttattttttaaaattaataatattatttatatatttaataaatataatcattttaatatttctacgcagcaactgaaaaataaaaacagaaagttTGTCATATCTCACATTTATTTGATTCTATTTATGAATcatttcccataaaatatctcagtGATTTTACAGTCAACAactgtatttatattttttcatCTGTGACTAATATTACACTGGCTACTGTTAATAAATGCATAACATTTCTAGTCCAGTAATATATATATTACTATCTTTTATATATTCTAATAAGGTAACTAACAGTTctgtacttttttttaatgtcagtGATGACAGAAATCCAGTATTAAGGCAGGTACAATATATATTgtaccctccgtggcgcagagcggtaagcggcagtaacgcagccgaagctctgctcacggccagagttcgattccaacggaaggaggaagtcaaatctccggtaaaaggggtcaaggtccactcagccttccatccatccgtggtcggtaaaatgagtacccggcatatgctgggggggtaaagaaaggccagggaaggaactggcaatcccaccccatatatacggtctgccaagtaaacgtcgcaagacgtcaccctaagagtcggaaacgactcgcactataagtgcggggacacctttacttttttttttacaatatataTGACACGTCACCTGCAAATGAAGAGGCATTCAAGTATAACTATTCATATTTGAGAAATGATCGGATGGTAAACAAAGAACCATTTGATCATTTCTCAAATATGGATATGTGCGCTCTACCTACCAAGCATAGGTATTTCATTCATTTTCACCTTATGAAAATGAACTGCTGGGCCAAAGCAGAGTGAAGCAGTAATAAGCAATAGGGTAAAGAAGAAGGGAAGACACAATTGCCTTGTGCTTAGCTTGCTATATTCCTACAAGGCTGCTGATCAACTGAAAGCCCTTTTATGGGAGTATTTTAAAGACATCCCCTCTATAGGTAACCCTCACTCTCTCACAACGCGCTGCCTTTTACTCCTCATCTCTAGCAGAAAGGGCACTCAGGGTTCAGAACTGGGAACCACAACGCTGAGACTGGAAGGTAAAGCTGTAGAAGCTGGCAAATCACTTTGCGTGGCTCGTTGGGCCAAATCCGGCCAACAGGCCACTTGTTAACCTTCCCTACCTTACCTGAATGGGCCTCACTTGAGGAGGGCAGGATTCTAGCTGCTTGTCAGGATCCTTCATCTCCTGTGGGGGACGCTGCTGCACAATGTATTCGTAGGTGGTCATTCGATGCCACACTAAGGAGAAGGAATGGAGAATAATTACATGAAACAATAGAAGAGGTTCCTGCTCAGACACTGAATAAAGGTGGAAAAGCTCAAAATTATTAACTGTGAcggttgtagccaatgctagtcccacTGAGTAGACCCAGTAAAatgaataaacatgactaactactctgagtaaaatttaaATGGCTATAGCCCTAACTCTCTCCCTACATAAGATATCTGTATCGTTAAatcaaaaggcagaagtgctcaagtaaaaactgcacacaaaatacTCCAAGTCGACAGAACAGCCACTGGTTAAAAGACAAACATGTATGCTGGCTGCTCAAAAAATGCAGTTTCTCTGCCAAAGAACAATGATCAAAGGGAGATATTGGGGTCTGAGCAATGAATGctcagcaaaacatttttttgtaTATGAAAGTGATTGTGTAGAAAGACTCTATATTACACCCTCCTAATTCCTATATGGCCGGCAGTGTCAAGGGGGTGAAAAGCTGGTGTATCATAGCCATGAAACTGAGCTATGACTCAGGAAGTCCCAGTTCAAATGTCACCTCTGCCACAGGATCACTACGTAGCCCTGGGTAGGCCACTTACTCTCAGAGCACCCCCACAATCTGCAATATTGAGACATGAATGCTCATCTACCTTATAGGGTTATTGTAAAGATGTCAACAAGTTCACATTTATGAAGTGCTttgaataataattattattatttacatacaTTCTAAGGAGtggaaaggaagaggggaagcaAGAGCTATGATGCTCAGCCAGAAATTTCAGACAAGAGGAAACATTTCCAGTTGCTTCttacacagtgtgtgtgtggagagaggggAGTCCAATGAACTTGAATCGCAGTACAACATGACAAGGTGATACCTACTGAGGTAAATGTGGAAGACCAGCAGGTGGCCCAACAGGAACAGAGTCAGCAGCCCCAGGAGAATAAGAACACCAGTCAAAGCCAAAATGGCAGGTGCGTGAGTCTCAATGGGAGCAGCAGGAAGAAAGACAAACCACACATCTGTTTGGTTCTTCAAGCCTAGAAAATGGAAATACACAAATAAGCTAGTTTAAGCCAAGTCTCAAGTGGTGGAAcatctgaagaagaaaaaagtggaTCTAAGCATATGCAGAATAACTTTGTGTTTGAGTAAACCCAAGCAGGTGCTCAGGTCAAAGGGAGCAACTTCCAGGAAGCTTCGAGCTTGGACATATCTTTTTAGAAGTTAACTATTAAGGAACTGCATCGAGCCCCTCTTGAGCTTAGACTACTATAACAGCATACAATTGTCACAATACTTATCAGCAGAGGTGTACCCTGACTGAGAGGGCGCAGACGGACAAAGGGGAAATCTTGCCCACAATGCGACAGCTCCTCATGCAGAGCGCAGGTTAGTACCTTCAAAGTGCTGGTTGGTGCGTAACGTCATGGGGTTAAGGAAGAACTCCACAAAAACGTAGAAAGCGATGAGCAGGGTTAGGAGAAGGCCCAGGATGGCAGATATCACGCTATTCAGAAAGAGCCTGCCAAATAGTAGAagatctctcagcacctttctTTTACCCATAGTTTTACCCATGGTGCATTCATATCAGCAGTGGGAATCTGTGGCACATGTTGTTAGGAGTTGGAGGGCCCATAGCTAAGGATGAAGGAAGGCCCACACTCCTGACTGACTCCAGCACTACACTGTTGATGCGGCTCAATAGAAGAGAGGAAGAACTACCTCACAAGAAATGAAAAGAGccttgctggaccagaccaaagccccatttagtccagtattctgttcacacagtggcaaaccagatgcctatgggaagtctgcaagcaggctGAGAGctcaataggagtctcctgttcaTATTCCACAGCAACTGATACtcagaggtatgctgcctctgaaatTAGAGGTAATATATAGCtatcattgacagccttatcccccatgaatttgtctaacctcttTTGAAGCCGTCCAACTTGacggccatcactacttcttgtgaaAGTGAATTCCATGGATTAACTGCAATGTGTGAAGAACTACTTTGCGTTGAAtagtccaacatccagcttcactggatgatccTGGATTCTAGTATAGAATtataccatgtataattttatacacctctatcatgtcccccacTTACCTACCATTTTTCtaatctaaaaagccccaaatgttgtagccATTCCACAGAGAGGAGTTGCTTcagcctcttgatcattttggttgcccttttctgccccttttccagctctacaatatccttttttcagATGCCACACTCAGAActatacacaatattccaagaGTGGTCACACCATGGatttgtacaacagcattatgatactggcagtcttaattttcaatccctttcttaatgatcccCAACATGGAATTCACATTTCTCACAGCTGCTGCGCACTATGCCAGCGTTTTCACCGAGCTATCCACCATGACCCAAAGACCTCTTGCCCGGTCAATCACCGTCTGCTCAAACCACATTAGCGTATAAGTgaagttgggttttttttgccccCAACCCCTTAGTAGTTCACATGTACTGCAGCACACATTAGAATGGTAGCCTCTCATATTTTAAGTCTGATTTGTGGCATACATACCAAAAAGGTCAGTCACAAGAGGCATACCCTACTTCAGTGCtactaaaataataacaataataacaacaacaacaacaataaaacttaGCCTTCACTAGGTAGAGGGAACAGAGCAAGAGAGGCAGCCGTATGTCCAGCTGTCTGAGTTAGGGTTCAAGATAAGCATTTGGACCAGGAGTTCCAAATATTTGGTTCTGGAAGTTCTAATCTATGCTCCTTTTTAAGGGCTACTTGAATAAATATGTATACAATTTTGACTGGGATCTTAAGTGCATTCTCTTATCTAAATATAGTATGCTGccattttaaaaaggggggaaattgggTATTTGGACTGTAGGGGCTGAAGCACATTGTAAAACAAGGTCCATGGATGATTCAATTGTCTTGCAGTAGCTTTGCTAGTGTGGGTTAATGCAGTGCAGCCCATACCAATAGTTCCTCTCTCCCACACAGTTGTTGAGCCACATGCAGTGATGatcaaatccacacacacacttgttgcaggtcccacagtGCTTCGATCTGGAGCTCCTAACAATAAGAAAGGAAGGTTCAGGTTAGAATGGATAAACCTCAGCAGAACAGAGCTAACTACAGTCTGGAGTTGCTCCCTCCTGCCCCAGTTTGGGATGCTACCCTAGATGCCTAGAACACAAAGAAAAGGAGAAGATGAGTAGAGCCAGGTGTCCTAAGGACCAATTCCACACCctctcttccctttcctccttctttctctcAGACTAATTGAGTCCATTCATATATTTGGCAACAATCAAAGTCCCACTTAAATGCATGGGAGCAGCACAAGACCATCACCGTCCTCTTAGCTACTATTGACGTCTATGCCTCCTGCCAGCACATCTGAGTAAGATCATTCTAGCCTCTTTCTTGAGGCAACAATGGAAATACTGAGACACAGATTAATAACCAAAACCCCTACATAACCCCTCAAGTTAGCACAAACACAGCAGTGTCAGTGGCTGCTGCACTGTCAGTAACCTCCTGCCACCAATGTAGTGGTGCCACTGGCTTCCAGGGAAATTAAGCAGCAGCAGAAACACAGAACCCTATCAACATGAAAAATCACTGCCATGGCagttattttttttcatttactTGTACTGGGGAAAAACTGGAACACAAAAGATTGGATTGCTTCATAGACCACAGATGGCTATTTAGTCAACATGTCCACAGGGTACAGCTTCATGCTCAGTGAATCCCCAGTTTTCTGACTGCTGAAGGTGAAAGGAAGTTAAATCAAGATGTCATTCCACAAGTATTATGGTCCTTGCATGTTTCATCTGATATTTCCAAGAATGATTGCTGCCTGAGGGAGGATTCAATGAAACAAATGCACAGGAAAGATAAGGAAAAGCAGGACTAACTCTTACTTACACATCGACATCACAGATGTGACAGTGGCGGTTTTCAATGACATGAGCATGCTGGCTTCGATTGAATGTGCTGAGTGGCCCCTGGTAATTCTTTTCTCGCACACCTTCATCAGCTGGGTCAATAGAAATGGCTGCAAGATGAACTACTAGATGGCAGAGAAAAAACACTCCAGGGCACTGAGGTGGGCATAGTTAAGGGGTGTCTCTACAAATATACTGACTTCTTCTTTTCAAGATCCCACTGAAGTGGACAAAAACTTCAGTTTAAAATCTCCTCAGTTAAGAAAAAGGTCCATCCCTTTTGCCACCAAGCGGGTCTAAGGATtcaaattattcattcattcattcattcacaaagGCACAGGAAAAGTAAAACTAAAAGATGTGGACAGaggtatttatatttatttatttatttaaatttagatcccgcccttccccccagcccAGGAGTCCAGGTATCAACAACCAGCACTCTCTCAACAAAAGGAGGTGAGCCATTATTGGAAAGAATATTGCATTTATTCTTTAGGAAAGCACAAGATATTAGCCAAATACGACAATCCTACAAATTGGAGTAAAGTAAGGGTATAGTCTGTATGACAGGAACACTCAATGATTTAAGAGTTTTCTACCATTTTTAAATAACCTCACCAGTGATTCATGACAGCTGTGTTTGCAACACAAACATCAACCTGTAAGGATACTATATacccagcaggaacccagtgaGTAGGCAAGAGCGGCACAAGGATGCCAAAGCCAACCAgtgcaaagaagaggaagagcagCCAGGCAACGAACTGGAATGGATGTGGAGGCCAGCTCCAGCCATTTCTCCGGGCATGCTGGGACTGGGCCTCAAAAGCGGCTTCATCGCTCTTCTCTGGTGCTGTCTTATTAGGTGGTTTATTGCAGATGTTCATCTACCACAAGCAGAAAAGAAAACTGAGAAGATGCTTTTTTGAAAGAGCCCCAGAAGACAAATTTAACAGCGAAAAACCTCTCTCAGTCCAAACTTTCTGTGCAGAAAAGGCCTCTCTAAACACCACAGAGGTAGCAATGCAAAAAATGCCAGtactcaggaacataggaagttgccttatactgagtcaggccattgcttcatctagctccatattgtctacactgactggtacctcttcaggattttagaccaaggtctcttccagccctacctaagagatgccaggaattgaatctgggaccttttacatgcaaagcagatttttCTTTAGAAAAAGACCACCCAATAAGCTGGTCTACAGCCTGCCTTTTACTATTTGGAGGCTCGCTTAGGCTAGGTCTAAGTGTTACATTTACCATGTTGTTAGGCACCAATATGGGAAATTAGGTGTAATATTGCCATGTGCATTGTTGTTCTAGCCCACTATtcttcaaccccagccagcttagccaacggccaaggaagatggtagtccaacaacatctgggaacccaaggttaaAGATCAGTGCTTTAGAAGAGTCTTGTGTAATGCATCGCATCCCAACCCCCATAGCTGAATGTGATGGTATGTGTACCCCAGCAGGCAAAAATAGTACTGAAGCAAAGTTTTGCTTTCTCCTTCCAAAGGGTCCACCCTTAACTAATATGGCTACTCTAATGATTTTCTCTATTTATGCCAGATCTTTGAGAGGCAACCATAAAGAAGAGGGCTGGACTGTCTCCACAAGATCAGCTACTCTGATTGCTGCACAGACTTATTGCAGACATTACACTGACTCATGTTAAGTAGGACAGCACACCAAACCATACTGAAATTCTTAAGGCGATTCCTAGGTGAAAAGCAGAAGAATCAACACTCTTGACATACAAGCAAACTCCAAACATGACAAGGCGAGTATAACATTTAGACCTGGAATAACTCAAAGCCATGGAAGACACAAGTCAATGGAAGCTTTCCTTACCCCAGcctcaagatggtggccacaatTTCACAGTGCAGGCCTTCTTAATCTGATCATGTAGCTCTTAAAATGTTCTCATAAGGCCCACAGCCTTTTTCTCTATAAATAAAGCAAGTGAAAGCAAATCAGAAGAATTAAatcatattaaaaacatttaaaaaaacattacagGCTTAAGTGCTGCAGCCTTCAATAGAGAAACACTGTTTTACCTTTTAAGTTACACTGTTCTTGAAAGCAATTTTGTACCATTTGCTGGTTTCATTTTGACCCATTTTGCTGAAGACGGGTGTGATGGAAAAGCCTGTTGTAGGCCATCCATTCCTGCTAAGGGACGGCTGCTTTACTCTCCAATAGATGAAACTGTCTGAACTCTAAAAGCTAAAAGAGGCAAGCTGTCCATTGCCTGCTTTGGCCAGTCAAATTGAGACACAACAGACACCTCTGCAAGAGGAGAGAGTTTATGATTTTCTTTTAGTATTACATAGTAAACCCTATCTATAAGCAAAGACTGGGCTAATATAGCACTTGTGCACAATAGACATTGTATAGTTGTTTTCTGTGGCAGAGTAGGACCCAAACCAAGGAGTTCAAATTATAAGAACGGAGGTTTTGACTAAACATTTGGAAGAACTTCATGATGATGTGAGCTGTTCAACAGGAGAGTAGACTTGCCTTGGAAAGTGGTAACATCCCTTTcattagagttttttttaaaaaagcagagtcTGGatgcccaccccccaccccaaaatgagggatgctgtagcagttgATTCCATGTAGCAGGGGAGGACTgaattaattacttttttttaaaaccatgttttattgttttgtatacTGAAACATACACAGGCATCACAGAATAAAAGAAGACAAGTATCAAACAACATCAGGTCTCATTCGTGTTAATCATGTTGCAGCACCGAAGGAAGGAGTTTGCGGGATGGGCTTACAGCTGGACAGTTTGATGTCGCTTCCTTCTCTATGATTCATGCAACAATACCCTGGTGTATTGCCAGGCCTCTTAGACACTATCCTTATAAGGAGGTACTACATATGCAGTACATACTCAAGTTCACAGTACCTAAGTACAAAACATCCCAAATTTCCAAGTCAAGGATTGATATAACCTTTGACAGAGGCAGAGTCTCTAGTGACAACTAATGACAGCTTATGCAGTATGATGGTTAAGTACATGAGCTATTGGCTGAATGTCCTGAGCGAAAATCTCACCTCAATCATGGACTCACTAGGTGACTTTAGGGAAGCCACTATTCTTTCAGATCCTCATTGGAAAACAGGGACAACAATATTAGCATGttttacaggattgttgtaaggattaggAGGAAATGCTGTAAAGATACTACATTATTATTATGAATCACAGTAGAACACTCTTGCACCAATGGAGTAacgaaataataatatataaagcCCATAGCTCTGCTAGACAGCACTTAACAGAAGTTCTTGTACCTAGCAAAGTCCTGCATTGCACTTGAGGGGTTACACAGCGCCTATCACACCATTGTTTATAGACTGTTGTCATCTAACATGGAATTTCGTAACTGGAACAGAATCCA
Coding sequences:
- the ZDHHC1 gene encoding palmitoyltransferase ZDHHC1, which codes for MNICNKPPNKTAPEKSDEAAFEAQSQHARRNGWSWPPHPFQFVAWLLFLFFALVGFGILVPLLPTHWVPAGYICPGVFFLCHLVVHLAAISIDPADEGVREKNYQGPLSTFNRSQHAHVIENRHCHICDVDVSSRSKHCGTCNKCVCGFDHHCMWLNNCVGERNYWLFLNSVISAILGLLLTLLIAFYVFVEFFLNPMTLRTNQHFEGLKNQTDVWFVFLPAAPIETHAPAILALTGVLILLGLLTLFLLGHLLVFHIYLMWHRMTTYEYIVQQRPPQEMKDPDKQLESCPPQVRPIQEMQFYGGSLGYTNPDIQVEDSSGLASGKDVIKFCIRSDGSDSKLILTPELPGVQAGDQPQKKKRKKRRKKLRKVPSSVLEERSKMPDDPWSSLPAFQPELSITAATSLTSSSSSLRLPIPAATPKVVTPTGSNGPVQAAGPPADYHSESAESMEEIPVAQTRLGSSAPSGASQSSTRHLPFPTAHSRGEGEKHQAAGHNPKGKNCQSATGQQVEELELSPKIPAVFVSKSSGEPPVTKPWSDETSSEPPHRKCSSKRPVDDQDCRIWNSSTSSTAA